The genomic window AGGACGACCACAGTTATGGCCTTTCGCTCTGGACCGGTCCTCATTTCAGTATCAGCGCATCATACAGAGAGTTCGTCCACAACACAATCCACGATCCGCTCACGAACCTCGAGGCAATTTCCGACGTGAAGGTAACGCGTTTTACCGATTTCAATCCTGAAACGGATTACGGCGTCGTCTACACCGACACGAATGCAAGAATCGATTATGCAGTCCACGGATATGAGAACCTGAAACTCTATCTATCGTACCGTGACGAATCACGGAAAGGCTGGAAACAGGCGCGAACCGTATCTCACTGTTCCACCTGCCACGTCGTGGGGATGGATAGGAAGGTGGACCAGAGCATGCAGGACGGCGAGGTCGGAGCAAGCCTCATGGTAAAGAATTTCCGCCTGGCGGTCTCACACCTGAGCCGCACGTTCAAGGAGAATGGAGCCACTCCCACATTCACATATGAGGATGCGCTCCATCCTGCATTGAGAACGCCCGTCTTCGAGGACAGGGTTCAATATGACCTCGATGAAGGTGCCCAGCTCATCAACCAGGTTCCGAAAGTGGAGAAGACACAGGACAACATCCAGCTCGATTTCAACTGGAATTCAGGAGATCTCACGGCCGCATACACGATGGCGGAGGTGACGAACAAGACGACCCACAATGCGTTCGACTACAATGCACTCCTTGCGCGTGGCAAGCAGCGTCTCAGCGAAAAGATGACCCTGAGACTCCGGTTCCGGACGTATGAGATCGATAATGACGATTACTTTGTCGATACTGCCGAGCCGGCTGCCATTGCAGGACCTTACGTTGGCGAGACATACCGCCAGCATTACGGATATGATCCAGACTTCCTGCGACGAAGCGCGATGAACCGCACGGTAAGCGATGGACTTGCAGAGCTTCAGTACCGTTATATGAAAAGAGGGCATCTGAAATTCGGCCTGCGTTACACGTCGGTCGACAGAGACCATTTCGAGGTCTCCGAAGGAGAGAAGGAGACCGTCACGAACAAGTTCTACGTCGACTGGAGGCACTGGATCCCGGAATCATGGAAATTGATGGCGAATCTATCGTACAGCGATATCTCTCATCCGTTCGGTATCGTTGACGGTGGATGCAATCCTGACATGGACACGACACCCGTGGGAAGCCCGCTCGCACCCGGCTCTCTGCAGTACTATGAGTGGCAGGATGCGAGGGAGTACAATCTGTCCAATCAACCGTCGAAAGATCTCTTTTTCCGCTTTTCCGCTTCCCGACCGCTGAAAGGAACAACGACACTGATGTTCAACACCCGCTATAAGGATCAGAAGAACAGCGACCTCGATTTTTCGAAGTGGGATCGTAATTCCCTCATGGCAAGTCTGTATCTCAACTGGACGGCGATGGATAGATGGTCGTGGTTCGCCGGGTACAACTACTCCGATGAAGAAACGACGACTCATGTCTGCATCCCCGTCATGGATGGGTGAGCGGGAGGAGTCACTGCCGGCCAGTTTGGCCATACCGCAGACGATACGGCATACAACATCACGAACAATATTTACTTCCTTTCCACCGGGGCAAAAGTGAGCGATCGCGTTTCACTCTCTTTCGGAGTTTCTTATGTCGACAGCACCGCTGCAATGAAGAGCATCTCTTTCACACCGATCAGTGATGAAGCGGCGACTACGCTCGGTTTTGAAGATTACAATCTTACTTCGGTACACGATTATTCAGATATCGACGTTTCGAGGCTCGAGTTCACCGGAAATATGGGGATAAGCCTTACGAAGATGCTGGGACTGAATTTCGGCTTCCTCTACGATGATTACCAGGACAACGATCCGTACCTCGTCGATACGACGGGAACGTACTATTGGATCTACGGTGGATTCAGTATCAAGTTCTAGGAGGATCTTAATCAGGAATACTGCTCATAAAAAGGTATCACATGCATTTCAGGATAAGGAGCTTTCAGGAATGGAAGCTCCTTTCCCTTTCTCGACGTAACCATAGCGGACGATCTGAATCTTAGCAATAAGAGATTAATGGGTGGAATATGATGCGGTTGATACGAAATGAAAGGAGATCCAGATGAGCTATTTAATCGTCTATGCACACCCGAATTCGAAGAGCTTCAACCATGCGATCAGGGAAGAGG from Acidobacteriota bacterium includes these protein-coding regions:
- a CDS encoding GSU2204 family CXXCH-containing (seleno)protein, with translation MKKYLIILSAILLMGGLVWADDTEGSVTFKYTVVSDEDSKVKASEYRDDEDSAGFAVDLTSQMQDHGLFLISGHTSTKDDHSYGLSLWTGPHFSISASYREFVHNTIHDPLTNLEAISDVKVTRFTDFNPETDYGVVYTDTNARIDYAVHGYENLKLYLSYRDESRKGWKQARTVSHCSTCHVVGMDRKVDQSMQDGEVGASLMVKNFRLAVSHLSRTFKENGATPTFTYEDALHPALRTPVFEDRVQYDLDEGAQLINQVPKVEKTQDNIQLDFNWNSGDLTAAYTMAEVTNKTTHNAFDYNALLARGKQRLSEKMTLRLRFRTYEIDNDDYFVDTAEPAAIAGPYVGETYRQHYGYDPDFLRRSAMNRTVSDGLAELQYRYMKRGHLKFGLRYTSVDRDHFEVSEGEKETVTNKFYVDWRHWIPESWKLMANLSYSDISHPFGIVDGGCNPDMDTTPVGSPLAPGSLQYYEWQDAREYNLSNQPSKDLFFRFSASRPLKGTTTLMFNTRYKDQKNSDLDFSKWDRNSLMASLYLNWTAMDRWSWFAGYNYSDEETTTHVCIPVMDG